One Acropora palmata chromosome 2, jaAcrPala1.3, whole genome shotgun sequence genomic window, ATAAGAATTAAAATACCTGTTTATCTTTGCTGCATGTTCTTCAAAATCATTGGCCACAAGGTCTACTTCATTCTCTGCCATGCAATCGTGGAACACCTCTTGGCCATCAACATCTTCCACAACTTCCTCCACTTGCCCATCGGCTGCCAGTGGATCAGCCATACCTTCAGAACTGCTTGTACTACTGTGACAAACAGCAGAATTTGCACTGTCACTGCTGTTACTGGTGCAGTCGTCAAACAACCGGACCCTCACATCCTCCATGTCTTTTTCTGACAAGGCAACTTGACGACCATTCTTGTTTTGTGTGGTGCCAGTCAGTTTTAATTCGGGCATGAGCTTTGAATTTGTAAGCTTCAGCTTTATAGAGCTTTTAACAATACTCTTTCTACTGGATGTCTTTGTAACTGTCTTTTTCAGAGACAATCTTCTGTCTGTGGGAGACAGACAATGACTTAATCTCTTGCTTCTTCGTTTCCATCCACTACTTCTGCTCATACTTTTTCTAGTAGATTCCAGTTTGGAATGATGTACACTTGAACTTGTGTCTTCTTTGACAAAATCTTTACTGGTTTTTCCATCAGCTTCCTCAGAATCTTTGACAATGGCAAACAGATCTTCATTCTGATCCAATTTTTCTTGGCAATCAATAACCTTTTGAGTCTCaatttgtttgtctttgcAGTTCTCTTGTGATTTATCAGGATGGACAGGTACTGGCAAAGTTGGACCTGAATCAACAACTGCACTATCAGCTTCTTCTGGATTTGGcaatttttcactttcctgCACTTTGTCATGCAAAGATTCCTTTTGCTCTTCAATGCAGGGACTTGAAGTTGTAACAGGTGTGGCCCCTTTATCTTTTCCATTGCCAAGTCTGGGTGATTGCAGCACAAGATGCACTGCTGCTCTGTGGACAGTGACTGTGGGTGATGCAACATTCCCTGTTACATTAGCAACAGATGGATCAAGGGTTTCTGGAACAGCTGTCGATGgtaaaatttcagttttattctCTGTTTCTCCTGATTGTGCTGACAATGAACTTCTTAAACTTCTGCTTTGAGTCTGAACTTCTTCAACTGGTGATAAAGGTTCTTGTTTCACACTAACCACTGGCATATCTTCAGAATAATTAGCATCCAATTCTGTCACAAGGTTACTTGATTTCCTCTTCTTAGTCACTGGTTGCAAAGGTTCATCCTCAGTGTTTGAAACATCATGAGCCTCTTCAATGACCTTCTGTGTATTTCTAGTAATTCTCTTGGGTTGGTTGTTGCCTTTGATTATCTCacaattcttttttcttgaatttcttgTACTTCTCTTTGGTAATGCATCCACGGAGGGAGAGTTTGGTTCTTCCTCTTTTACAATATCCACAActgatgaatttttgtttcttgctcCTCTCTTTGGGAGCTGACGCTTGGCCTGAGTACTTGCCCGAGATGCCCGAGTTGTTCTCTTGCCACCATTCTCCTGAATTTTGGCACCCTCACTCATAAAACTACCATCAAGAAGTTTTTCCTCCTTGATTACAATAAGGGGAGAGGCATTTCCTTGGGTCTGAGTTTTGAAGGCTTTTATACCTTCATTTCCATCTGCTGTACAGTCATCACTGCTGTGTTCAGATTGACTCTCttgccgttttcttttcatagaTGGCGTCTTTGGGAGGAGTATGTTACTGTCACGCCTAAGAAGAGAATAAAAGTCAAATGTATTCAACACACATCATGAACTGTGGTGCAATTCAATAAAATAGGTTCAGACTAACATATGTTTAGCTAAGGCAAAATACATTATGTTTTTAAATTGTGATAATGCTCAAAGGACAGGCTTACCCCTCAGGACACAACAATGATAAAATGACAATTTGTAACATATGCAGAATGCACAccagagagagggagagaagaCTATCCTTAAAGGAGAACTGAAGgccaaaaacaacaatttttccaacGTTTTTTTTGGAAAGCCTGACAAAAGTAAAGATAAGTTTGTGGAGTTATTTCCCCTTCTTTCCTGTTCTTTTGCGAGGAAAATTATGTTCAAAGTTGGGCTTTTGCTACTTTTGTGGCCTTTTCATTGtgggctcaaaaactaaattgTAGCCTGCTGTGATGTATGATAATTATGGGGAACAAAGGGCCCAGAGAAATCTTTAAAGGCTTCCGTCAACTTTATTTGTCAGAAATGTTTATTCGTGGACTCAATATTCACAACAAACATCAGTTCCTCACACGTGAAAAACTCATTTCgcctctctgattggtcgaactAAAATCCAAAATGCTTTTTcacacagcaaaatttgatACGAAAATCTCACTacgtataaaataaacaaattacagcatGGGAAGTGCTTTGCACCAGATTTTCACACCAGTTGCTGAAGTATCTGAAATCTCACTCGTTTGCTGCGCTGACTCATTCGATTTCAGATACTTCAGCAAATCATGTGAAAATCCTGTACGCGCATGCTTTTCATAAAGTTATCTCTATATATGCAGCACTCTCATATATCTTCCCCATGTCATACATCATAAGCTGCAAAAATAACTGCTGACTCCACCATTCTAATCTGCAATGCTAATGGCCCAAAGTCggaataaaaatatttttttagatgGCGAAACAACGGATATGCCAGAATGCTTTCAATTCcccattaacaataattattctaacCTAAACCACAATTTAATTCTAACATAACCCTAACATCCTTAACCTGAGACTGTGACAAGACTTAATCGATTAAAATCAGAGCTGACGCTTACAAGCTGCTTATTACCGTTCTTTTGAGCTGGCAGCAGTCTGCTGTCTGTCACacaccataaaaaaaaatggcaccGTATATACCAACTGATGTTTATGAAGCTGACTTAATTTTAAAACGCCCTGACTGTAGGGCGACCCACTTCTGATCACCGAATTAAGATAACTCAAAGTTATTTTGAGAGCAACACTTAATTAAATCAGATTAAATGAACGAGGGTTTCAAAGGTATTTTGGTTCGCCCGAAAACATAAATTACGGGTCATATTATTTTTGGGAACATGCAAACTGCGGTCGATAGCTTCCTAATGAAAGCCAATGACTTATAATCACTTCATTCTTTGCGTGACTTCGTTAAGAATTGCGATTAACAGTAAACTAAGTAAAAGCCAGAAaccactccaaaaaaaaagtttcaaaccGATAAACATAAGTTACATATGAAAGCATTCGAAGTTAAGCATTTCAAGCAACACTCACCGGCCAAAATGTCTTTTTGCTTCAGCTAAGATCTCATGCAGATAGTTGAAAtcatcttcaatttctttctcaaACTTCGCAACCGCTTCTTCGGCTCGAAGATGCAATGAAAAACCAAGTCTCACGCCTTGAGAGCCGAGTAcggccatcttgaatttcaCTAGATTTGAAAGATATCGTCGAATTATGATCCTTGAACTTTTTCTTACCGATTTAACCaggtaaaaaagaaacacattcGCATTCCAGTAATTTAAGttactgaaagaaacaaaaacctATGGAATCTGGGATAATTTAGTAAAAGTATCTTGTAAATCACACCACGAGTCGTAGACGTCTATTACTCGGAATTTTGAATTTACCGACAAACGCCGTTGACCAATAGAATTCGTTAGCTTCTTTTACTGAGCCCACATATTTATTGACCGATGTGATACGTCAAAGGTCATGCGCTATCTTTATGCAAATTAATGTATGTTTTGATTACTTGAGAATTCCTTGAAAGAAAGATGGATTTATCTCCTCACCCATTGTTGATTTTTGCAGCAATTACGCTAATTGTCAAAAGTATAAGTTTACCTTAATCGAAAGGAAGGCTGTTTTTGTAAAATTGCTTGAGTGAAGACGGCAAAAACCAAGACATTCAGGAGAAAAAACTTAACCTGCTTCTAGAAAAACTTCGAAAAAATGCCTGGAATTGTAGTTTTCAATCGCCGATGGATGGTCGCCAGCGATGATTTTGTCATTCCTTTTGgaattgcttttgttctgagAGGATTGTGGTAAGTAGGCGTTTCAAAGTGGCTTTCATCGCCtggaaaattattataatttcaaacaccgcacttcatataacacatctttcatggaaaattattgttatgcaACCTATCCTTGACTCTTCGGTCCGATCCAAGTAAAATGCTACTCCGATCAAACGTTATAGCATTCCATTCCATTCCATTCGATAAAGAAGACGGTAAACTTGCCTTAAACAGGGTAATTAAACCTCATTCTATTAAATCTTCACGGCTGATTGAAATAGCGAACACTGGTTGGAATTGATGCATAACTAATATCAAAGAAAACGGGTGATATGGGCTTTGCATTTTAGAAGAAGCTGTTTTCGTCTTGTCGCGATCGATTTTGCTGTCATTGTCTTTCTTCTATTGTTTAGTAGCCCcaacacatttcttttcaacttAGTCTGTTGTTTGTTCTTCGTGTGTATCATGAATGAAATTTGGCTAAAGCCTCTTGTCAGGCTTGTAGTGGCTTAGGGTTTCcacccttttttttaacaccaGAGAGAACTTAACTTGTGATATCACAAAGGAAGCCGGTTAATCAGATCTTGTACGGAATCATCGCCAAATTACCCCACCACATCTGCGGTGGAGATGTTTGTTAATAGTTAAAGTTAAATGTCAAGAGTTTTTTCCATCTGCCGAAGTACAAGCGTGCTCGGgtacgaaaacaaaatcactgcGCGTTAAATCCGCGTCGGGAAACATACTGTTTTGATATGAAAACAATCTTGTTTATTTCTGGAAAAGAATGCGGTATACATAGAATCTGAATAATTTCTCCTGCACAGGGTGACAATATCGGTTTATCAGAATTGCTTAAGCATTGGACCTTGTTTTAAAATTGGGAAAAGAAGTTTTACAATTAGTTATGTTCAGTTGGCAAGATGTCCGTTTACAAACActgtttttgttattcaaatgcTGTACGTTCATTgaaggaaaatatatttttctcaaGGCAGCCATCATGGCTCCAGTTTGCACCTGACATTCAAATTTTAATTACAATGAATGCGTAAGGTTACATAACCATTTTCATTTACCTTTTTTGGAAGAAAACTGGCGTGATATGGGAGTTTTCCCATGCATTTTTCTGCAAGTGGCTCAAGGGCATCCTTCGTTTTCTTCAAGGACATCATTGACATAGGGTTGAACTGTAAATTATGTCAGTGTTTGAGGTTGCCAGTGTCTTTGCTGCATgatcacaaaacaaaatttgaaaacatcatAAGCAGGATTCTCAAtggattaataattattaatgagtaaGGTGCTCGAAAGGAGCACTGGCCATCTGGGCGAGTGATATTCAGGTTGTACTGGTCTGGATACGTTTTCACTTGTCAAACAGCACCACATGCCCCTCCCTGTGACATTTACCAGGTTTTTTAAGCCTTCAGAATGTGAAAAAAGTACCAGTGTGTTTGCCTTtagattataataattattctgtcaaaaacaatcacttcaagtttattttctggaaaataaaatttccactcACCAAACCAGGCGAGTAATTTTTTATGGTTTCTACTCACCCCAAGGGCTTAACACGCTTTGGTGAGTGGGCGAATGCtaatttcaaaccctttgaCAATAACATCATTGGTACAAATGATTTAAATACAGAAGGTTCTAGaagcaaaaggaaaatatgCCATTGCATCTTTCAACTGATGCGGGTAGCAtttgataaaaatgataaaacatCATTTgatgaaaagtttcttttttcagcatgcacatttctgttttttcctGATATGGGGTGatgtttgttttaaatattaatatttgttgttgtctCACAAAGTATATGtacattatttttgtgatGTACAGTAGGTGAGAATTTAAGTAATGCAAGAGATGATGGATTAGTCATGAAATGGGAGGCAGTAATGGTGTCATGGTCAGAGGGCTGACCTTCCTCCAATATTGCCCATGGGTTGTTTTCCCAGACATTGCATCATGCATAAATAGAGtttgtttttgagaaaaagcagggctgatcaaacagtgtaaGGAATATTCCTTACACTGTTGATCAGATCCTTCACCACGATCCGGTACTTCTTTGTAGTTATGTTTTGTCCTTGCTTACATATTTGGCATTTGTATTTGGTTCTTTTCTATGGATTGTCTCTGGATTATTTTTGCCCCTATTCTGAAACGGCAGTTCTTCCAACTTCTGATTTGATCTGAATACTATTAGTAAGGAGAGCAACCACATTTTATGACCATTGCTAAAACCCAATTAATTATGAAATTGACTCTAAGGGTTTGACAAGAATTCTCTGGATATCAAACAGTGCACTTgagacaaaattgaactttgaTCTTTCATCACCTGTTCTTGAAGGCATCTGTCATTGGTTTGccagaaaaataaatgaaaagagCAAATATTTTTATATCTGTTTCTCAAGTGGCAATTTCCTCGTGTTCATTTGTCAAAAGGAGGTGAAACTAAAGGGGACAAAGGATTATAATGTAACCATAACCtgcaaaaaatttttcccttGGGAGGCACATGGCTTTTGTGTGAAGCTCCAATATTATTGGATAAGacaaatttttcttcaaggcaagaaaaataatgatctCACTCAAAATAGAGGAATCTTTGGCTAAATTTGCATGAGTTctgtctgttttgttttgtctggCAAAAAATCAGTACATAAATTTGTTGTAAGTGAGAAAAGTTGGAGGTTAATATAGAATAGGTTTTAAAGCAAAGTATGTATTTTGTTCTACAGCTTTTTAATGTCTCCGACAAAtctttctcttattttttttctcttaggAGTTTTTATGATTGTAAATGTTTAATgttgataaaaatgatttgttttatatagaaactgaaaaatgtaaatattagAGTAAGTATTCATAATTAATCAAACGTTTAGTGAAACCAACCTtgcttcaaaattctttttctatctttttcttttctctgtcaaTAGAAACAAACATTCTGCCATGATGAACAAAAAATctaacaatattttttccgTACAATAGTTTGATAAAAATACTGCATTCTAAAAACAGTTATTGCAATTCTAATGTCGATCAAAGCGTTGGTAAAGTAAATAGACTTTGACATTGATTTCATAAATCTGTGCTAGCATATCATAAATACTCAATGTCATAAACTGATTATGAAATGTCCCAAATAATATAAATTGCTTTCCCTCCTTCAAGTATGTTTTGACAGCTCATGCTTTTATgtggttttgtttaaattaaacATGATTCCTCTGTTATCAATTTATTTACATAACCATAACATTAATAAAATGGTTGtcagaaatttgaaatgtttttcagaAACATAAGTCACCATGAAGGCCAAGTATGCCATTTAATACAAATTCttatcagttttttttccctggcaatgtaaatatatttttaaattgctGTCTTCTTGTCAAATTGAATAGGAAGTTTATGTGATTAATTGATGGTTCATTCATGAATTAcctgttatttttgtttgcatgactattattatttatttattaactACTTCCAGCAGAAATAATTGTTTAGTGGCAAACTGTTATCTTCTTACTCATTACTTtctgtgaaaaagaaaaaatcttaCATTTGCAGTGTTTAATATTTGATAGTGATCATTATTTCAACATAGCTGAACTTTATAGTATAGTGATAAATTTTGTACAGTGTATACTGCTCTTATAGAAACAAACATGCAAGCCAGAGTTAATATGTTACTGCACataacataattttatttcttgttgctattcttggttttcatgtgacgtcacaacggccatgttggtgtacagaacactAGCTAAAAAAGTCTCTtcggaatttgattctattacaatgcaaaacgtgagtgacattttgccattgttttgtacaccaataTGGCTGTCTCATCAtatgagtgaaaaccaagaatagggttaaaaaatttaatgataataaattatgctTGAATACGCTTTTGTTAAGCGAAattagaattattattattattgtttttgacagTGGGAAATTACAGTTGATCTGGAATGACAAAGGTTGTACCCATTACCATTGTAACAGAGTCAGAGCATTGAACTGTTTATCTCTGACTTTCAAAACCAAGGTGCCCATAAACAGAAAAGtaaatttactaaaaattGACACCCATGATTGctggcaattaaaatttcaaaagacaggcaaatgaatttaaccaaaataattctttattACCAGTACTTCTTACCAAACGTTTTTAAACCACATGACACGTTGCCATAATAAATTTTGTGGAATTATGTGATTTTGCtcaaaacaatagagttttGTAGCAGTACAATGCATTGAGAGCATTAAGTTATATCatgttgtctttgtttttaagCATTTTGTGTGAGATctcatttttttatctttgtaCTAATGGTGGTTGAGTTGGATGGAATTCAGCACTTCTCAAGCTTAGGTTGCACTAACTTGCTGTTTTTGggtctccctttttttttttctttcaggatgTTAACGTTGTCAGTGGCTGTGGGAACTTATCATGGCTTATATCATGAGCATCATGTGAGTCATCGTGACAGACATGTTTGTGAACAAACGTTAGACTATTTTATGGGTGGATATCTTGCACTTCTTTTTGCGACCAACATCATGGAACTGTCAATTGCTTGGATGAGTGGAAAAGGTTCAATAATGGACACGGAGCCACGGGATCTCATTCCACACCTGCTGTATATCCGGCTTGCGCTTAACATTATTGAGGTCCTGTGGCTGTCCATAGGTGTCAAATGGATATTTATCGATGCTAATACATGCAAATTAACTTCTGAACTTTATATTGCAAGAGCTATTGTGGTTTTCAATtggctgtttttgtttacaattctGGTCATTGTTTACTGTGCATTTGATTCTGCGGGGAGAACATGGGTACGTTTCAAAGATGCTCGTCTCATGGGAGACTGCATTGATGCGTCTGAAGGTTACAGTAGGCACATAACTCACAATTACCAGAAGCAGTGGGAAGGATGCTTCAAGAAATGTTGTTGCTGTTCGGGAGTTGGACAGGGAGATGAAAACGTCTTTACAACTATTGGAAGGTGAAGTGTTAATGTTGTACATAGTTTGAAAGGGATTACAGGTCAAAGTGACTTCAACTTGCTGGTAGTTTTGATTTCTAACATCTTTATGTCTGGTTTTCATTATCGTGAATTGAGCCAAGAATTTAGAAATCAAACtaggttgaaatcattttgtcCTCAGTTACATTTTTAACCATCAGCATTAATTTTCTGATAGCATGAGAATTTCCATGTGTGATATTTATTATCataaaatgagcaaagaaaatagaaatcaAACTTTGTAGGTTGAAATGGTTTTGTCCTCAGTTACATATTCAACCCACAGCATTAATAACATACgaattttaaaaacttttcaGAACAAACAGCAGTgatattgaaataattatggGGTTTTGACAATGATCGACCTGTGTTAGCAGTATCACATGCAAGTTCTGACACTATTATCATACAAAATAAGAAACTGTGTTAGGATAAAGAATGTACATAACCAAGTGAACAGTCTCACTGGAATGGAGTCTATTTGAGAGTTTAAACTTGGTCTCTTTTTCTTAATAGTGGTGACTTGTCACTGAAATATCATGTTTTTATATTCCTACTTTTTGTTctgaacaataattttagCACTTGACTTATTACCACACAAGaaatattgttaatttttatattGGTGTTGTAGTTCAAAATTGAATATTCATCCAGTAAGTTAAGTTCCCTAGTCAATGAtcctgttattattattattattattattattattattattattattattattattattattattagatgacttctaaatctttttttttttttagttgaaaGTTCagttaatttgtatttttcataAACTCGTGAAAGCATAGAAGtatttgacatgttttttttacctGATTCTTACTGAAATGCTAATTAGGGAAAATGACTtctaacattaattttgttgaaatgtttACTAAGAAATATTAGTATTTTGAACGGGATTTTATTATGGTATTTGTTTATGAACACTGTTGCCGCGCAAGTTTAATGTCATAATTTTCTCTTATATACTACAGGACACTTGCGGAATATTTTCTTGATATTGACGTTGTGCCCTCTGACTTTGCTGCTGGTCTTGCTTTACTGcgaaaattccaaaaacatcAAGAGCATGTGGCCTTGATGAGGGCAATACAGGAACAGCAAGTCCTTGATTGTCAGGTTTGTTATGGGGCTCAACCTTTAActgggaggggggggggtgaaAAATGAGTTGCAGTGGCAATCCAGCTTGTGGTTAACCTGTTTTGTGAGCTTGAAATGGAAAcctgataataattattgctattcAACCTTAGTGGGGAGAGACAGCATGGAGTGAAGTGTCTTGACCTTCTGTACAATATGCCAAACCTCAAACCCTTTTGACTGCCATCATATAATTTGCACATGGAAGAGTGATGTGTAACAGCTGGAAATTGTACATGTACTGGTAGTCCCTTTGAATGTCTCGAGGAAGTGTCAGGAAAGCAGCTTTAAGCACTACCCTATAGTACCTATATAACCTGAAACAAGAATGataatggatttctagtttctcaagaaactgtggtgctgtgtcggtgggagggatcaaaaaaaaaactttggttttatcaaactagttgataaaggttgaattaccaccatgaaagatttagaaagctttaGATTTAGAAACAAGATTTAGATTTAGATTAAGAAACAAGACTTAGAAACAAGATAAGACTACTATAATTATGTTATGATTTCATTATAATTTAAGTGATCTCTTTATTACATCACTTAGAAAGCAGTGAAGAAGTCATCTTTGCGTTTTCAAAGAACCAACAGTGCAAGAACACTTAACCTTAAAGACAAAGTAAGtagttaacaattttttttatgtgtcTATCAAGTTATGGATATAGGCAGGAGGTTACTAAGCATGAAAGTGGCTTTTAATGATTTGGCTAGAGTCTagccaaatcattttcatttcattgatgggaattttgtttcagtaaaatatTTGGCTATAAGGCAGACCCTTTCATTTGTTGAGATTTTACCACTTCTCAGTTCaatatttcatgaaaaaattgtttggcTTATAGGCAAATagatacaataataattgtaaattttggCAGCTCCATATTGGTTTCTTTCATAAGCTTCAGTGTGAAAAATGTTGTAGCAGGAACTCAGATGTGACTAACCTTTGCAAAGATGTTGAAAAGCTCACTTTACTGTCTGAAATTTTAGAGGGAGTTGCAGCTTTTCAAGGAGGTAGCATATTATATGAATTATGCATTGTCTGCTTATGGATGGCCCATCTACATGAAGAACAACGTTACTCTTGGATGTTGCaagcttttaaaaaatgtcaGGTATTTGTCTTTCAAAAAGAGTACTTTTTGTTgcattcaaataattatttttattattatcattcaaataataattaacaattagactacaagcccgagttttctacgagcagatagtcaacgaggcgcagccgagttgactatagctcgtagaaaacgagggcgagtagtctaattgttttagtataaatttactcgtagtctcattgcataaaaatgtaaagtaacgtttaggaaaaatgttttattgtgtttacatcggcaattcaaaggtttcaaacactgcgtgtgatgtgcactgaattgtgaaacaagcatcacgtgttcaaaatagccgattttcattggctattcacaactgtagactatcagcagatagactacgagtaaatttatactaataattattataatggttagaaaaattattataataatttttcaagaaaGGCATTTTAACTCCTGCCATATTGCTGATGTTTGTACTGTATGTCAAGTGAATCCAAaacgttgtttgtttttcttgggtGCAGATGCTGCTATCCCTGCCGTTCCCCAGATCGCAGATCGCACAAGTTTGTGGATATAGAAAGTGACAACTGTTGTCGCTGTAATTATTCAGCCCTTAAGAGAATAGCAAGTATCCATAATCGAGATGTTGTTTATGTCAGCTATCATAACAAAGTAAGTTGTGTACATCACCCaaattaaagtgcctatgaagcgaaattttttattatcttatttgaaagagctttcaaaatgatgaagaatggcgtttattttattgtgatagcactcttggttgccaagttattcaagattttgatttatgcaaattagatgacttgtgacgtcattttgtGGACAAAAAGTGGTGCAAAATAACATAATATTGAATATCTGTGCGagtactaagtctacaggaatgaaattttacagggttgatgtgctgcaagaactacacattgttaaaaaataaaatatcatgGAGTATAAGAAATGACAACAGCAACGGCAATGATAATGCCACAagtcaatgatttgattggctgagtagggaaaaataatcatgcgaCATGTgtggcacgctttttggtgcaatgttgttatgtagtctgccaaatgacaaggTCAAATTATTATGTTTGAGGTTGTGACAACAATGCGAGCCCCCAGCGGttaatctttcattctttgccttcaCGTGAAAATCATTCGTGTCAAACAAGTGAAAGTACACCTTGCCTATTTCGTACATGACCAATATGGAACAATTGCAAAACACTCAACTGAACGCAAAGTTcgattttttgtgatgttgttgttgGCAGCATCAGTTGTAGCcccttaaactccctaatattattatagagATGCTTTTCAgttcctgttgctaaatcatacaaaaataatacaaagaTAAATGATAGAAAGGAAAGGTTTAGCTTCCAAAGGAGTAATAGTATCAAATCATGAGTTAATTTCCACAGTAAAGTCAGGTTGAAAAAACCGATATTTCAAGCATTAACCCTTTGTCGTAAGCTCTGATAAAGTGTTATGCTCTAACTG contains:
- the LOC141873256 gene encoding diacylglycerol lipase-alpha-like isoform X3; translated protein: MPGIVVFNRRWMVASDDFVIPFGIAFVLRGLWMLTLSVAVGTYHGLYHEHHVSHRDRHVCEQTLDYFMGGYLALLFATNIMELSIAWMSGKGSIMDTEPRDLIPHLLYIRLALNIIEVLWLSIGVKWIFIDANTCKLTSELYIARAIVVFNWLFLFTILVIVYCAFDSAGRTWVRFKDARLMGDCIDASEGYSRHITHNYQKQWEGCFKKCCCCSGVGQGDENVFTTIGRTLAEYFLDIDVVPSDFAAGLALLRKFQKHQEHVALMRAIQEQQVLDCQKAVKKSSLRFQRTNSARTLNLKDKRELQLFKEVAYYMNYALSAYGWPIYMKNNVTLGCCKLLKNVRCCYPCRSPDRRSHKFVDIESDNCCRCNYSALKRIASIHNRDVVYVSYHNKLYETPFFVCMDHDKRAVVVTIRGTLSLQDILTDFSLEAEKIPLEGGDPSWFGHKGMIKAALYIKRKLESGILTRAFHSDPDRHTESYRLVLVGHSLGAGTASILAILLRPYYPDLFCYAFSPPGANLSLSAAKYTRDFVISVVVGKDMIPRLSLYTLEDLRNKMLAVISHSTTPKWKILRGCACRCALVCCYGCRCVKFDTREQETEEDWENFVLPSNKNSKTPNFYPPGRVIHIVKTVSALTRCGRKRRIYEPVWADLEDFQSIQISSLMWEDHMPDFVLEALYQCLPSKEQEDSILNATPQPSPNSLVIPDVSGYKLNNHSHTEPNHTIARLSRSLDAVKTEQVGDEVELALERVTSADSLALEVGLDVPADMQSADSFDISATTV